A segment of the Salminus brasiliensis chromosome 1, fSalBra1.hap2, whole genome shotgun sequence genome:
TGTgcataatgtgtgtatgtgtgtatagtgtataatgtatgtataatgtgtgtataatgtgtgcataatgtgtgtatagtgtataatgtatgtataatgtgtgtatagtgtataatgtatgtataatgtgtgtatagtgtgtataatgtatgtataatgtgtgtataatgtgtatagtgtataatgtatgtataatgtgtgtatagtgtgtataatgtatgtataatgtgtgtatagtgtataatgtatgtataatgtgtgtatagtgtgtataatgtatgtataatgtgtgtatattgtgtatagtgtataatgtatgtataatgtgtgtatagtgtgtataatgtgtgcatgtgtgtatagtgtataatgtatgtataatgtgtgtatagtgtataatgtatgtataatgtgtgtatagtgtataatgtgtgtatagtgtgtataatgtgtgcatagtgtgtgtatagtgtgtataatgtgtgtataatgtatgtataatgtatgtataatgtgtgtatagtgtgtataatgtatgtataatgtgtgtatagagtgtgtatagagtgtataatgtgtgcatacacacactttgtccTTTTTATTTCCATGTTCATGTTTTCCAGATTCTCCCTGGCGGATGAGaaccctgttactgtacaggaTCTTTAAACATGACAACACTGGaatcaccacaaacacacacagactctccAGACTGAAATGTGGcacttttatattttttagttgCCAATAATAGATCAATAATTAAGAgcaggaaaaaaacacacatggacttgtagaaaaataataacacTGTGAATCACTGCTGAGCCGGCCGGCTTCAGGGTCGAGGGTTTAAGTGCTCAGGCGGTGAAGTTAGCTCATATTCTCTCCAATAATCAAATGTAAACAGTCCTTCCAATAAATGTGGATAAATGGCCCCTTGGCTTCTTCATAAAAACACCCTCCAAACCAAAGCTGGAGCGCCACCATCGTCTTCACTCTTCAGTAAACCTCTTCACCTCAAAGCTGCAGCGCAGGATCAGCTCTGTAGCAACAAACCTTCCTCCTTAAAGCGACAGTTTGGCCATGAATGAAACTGACGGAGAGGCCCTCCACCCTtaaaatgtagtcaatcagccaagtcAGGTTCGGTGTCTGAAGCTACGGGCTAGCTAATGTAGACgacaagtaatggaagcctaTGTACACCAAATAGCAcggtgctaactgcaggcctaaaccCCAACACCCGCTCCTCTAAGGCTCTCTAATGTGTCAATTTCATTAAGGTTGAACTGCCGCTTTCAGGAGAGGGTCAAACACTTCGGAGGCCCTTGGCACAGCTACTGGAACAGTCCTGCCTGCTTCTTCAGgtcctgttacacagctgcaccTGCAAATCACAGTAATACAGAGGTTACAGAGCGGAGGAGAACCAAAAATCCAAAAATCCAGTGGATTTAAACACAccacatatggacaaaagtatttggacacccgctcaatcactgaattcagctatctgattcagtcccattgcaccacaggtgtataaactccagcccctagtcctgcagtctgcctttcttccacacatcagtgaaagaacaggaggttctgaagagctcactgaactccagagtggttctgtatgtaataggagctcagcatcactgcaccaacaactacaacaagtcagctggtgaaatttcctacCTGCAGTTTAACAAGctgatttaccaccctgttatttcacaCACAGGGTGGTAACTAGGCTGCACCTGAGCATTTTCCCACCCCAACCAATGgcacacacttactatttattAGAGATGCCACTAATGATTGTTGTTCTATCGATTAATCTATAGATTATTTagttgatgaaaaaaaaaaatctattattttGATATAACTGTCTGTTACTGTACCCCTTATGAAAGTGTGTGATCTGGTGTATTCAGGCCGTTCCCCACACAAAGAAATGAGCTTGAAATAGCGAGCAAATAGAGTCATTAGACCTGGTTTATATCCAGTCAAGCTCAGAGCACacaaacactaacacacactggcACCGTCAACCAACGCAAACATACCCGGCTTTGATGCACAACCCAGCCCACAGACGCCAGTTTTTCGgccaccctggagagagagcaaggccaactgtgctctctctgggcctcggctgctgatggcaagcagcatgaccgggattcgaaccggTGATCATAAATTTATTGCCAATTGTGGTAATTTatacagcagtagcagcagcattttaCTACCTGCAGTGCTATAAAGGTGCTATGGTAGAAAGCGTAGCTTTAAACAGACGTTAGGACCCCCTTTAAGAAAAGCTCAGGTTTGGCAGTATTTAGGAAATGAAGGCAAGTTAGGATCTTCTGTATAATGTGCgaaatcagatcagatcagattcttCAGACCTCAATTTAGCAAGAACTGAGGTTGTCAGAGTTAGGATCTAACGCTTGGGGGGGAGCTAAACTGCTCCAATTGGGTTAACTGGTAAGTAAATGAGTAGAGAATCAGACTCACTGGTTGGCTGCGAGCCACACGTGACCTTGTACGACGTCCATATGCTGATTGCGAGAAGAAAGGTTGCAATAAAACCAAAAACCTGTGAAAATAAATTAGATATGAATATAATAAAGCAACAGAGCACTTGCTGGTGAGTTCTGCAGCTGTGATCACCGAACAGACCACGTTAGGAGcactgtatttaaatgttttgcAGTATCTGAACGAGTGAAACAGCTACTCTTATTATTTTCAGATTTCCTTAAGCATGTGATTTATTGCTGCATCTGTAGCACATGACCGTAGCAGCTGGGGAAGCGGTGCTGCCTGTGTGCAGAGCTGTGAAATAACATCCTAATGACAGATAAGCTGCTGCAATTACTCACAGATCCAGCTACGAGGGCGGAGACACCACCACTTTTCACTGCGGCTACTATGGAGGCGATGAAGACCAGGATGGTGCCCACGGCATAGTGCAGAAACTCCTGcaaaacagacagacatacagacctTAATAATACTGCACTGAGCTCCCTACgcctcctgtagtgtattacagtctgtcagaatgagcgtgtggatcatatgatcattatagagcattatagagcgccccctacgcttcctgtagtgtattacagtctgtcagaatgagcgtgtggatcatatgatcattatagagcattatagagcgcccccctacgcttcctgtagtgtattacagtctgtcagaatgagcgtgtggatcatatgaacattatagagcattatagagcgccccctacgcttcctgtagtgtattacagtctgtcagaatgagcgtgtggatcatatgatcattatagagcattatagagcgccccctacgcttcctgtagtgtattacagtctgtcagaatgagtgtgtggatcatatgatcattatagagcattatagagcaccccctacgcttcctgtagtgtattacagtctgtcagaatgagcgtgtggatcatatgagcattatagagcattatagagcgctcCCTACgcctcctgtagtgtattacaggaTGTCAGAATGaacgtgtggatcatatgaacattatagagcattatagagcgccccctacgcttcctgtagtgtattacagtctgtcagaatgagcgtgtggatcatatgatcattatagagcattatagaacgccccctacgcttcctgtagtgtattacagtctgtcagaatgagcgtgtggatcatatgatcattatagagcattatagagcaccccctacgcttcctgtagtgtattacagtctgtcagaatgagcgtgtggatcatatgagcattatagagcattatagagcgctcCCTACgcctcctgtagtgtattacaggaTGTCAGAATGaacgtgtggatcatatgagcattatagagcattacagagcgccccctacgcttcctgtagtgtattacagtctgtcagaatgagcgagtggatcatatgaacattatagagcattatagagcgccccctatgcctcctgtagtgtattacagtctgtcagaatgagcgtgtggatcatatgaacattatagagcattatagagcgccccctacgcttcctgtagtgtatcacagtctgtcagaatgagcgtgtggatcatatgaacattatagagcattatagagcgccccctatgcttcctgtactgtattacagtctgtcagaatgagcgtgtggatcatatgaacattatagagcattatagagcgccccctacgcttcctgtagtgtattacagtctgtcagaatgagcgtgtaggtcatatgaacattatagagcattatagagcaccccctacgcttcctgtagtgtattacagtctgtcagaatgagcgtgtgggtcatatgaacattatagagcattatagagcaccccctatgcttcctgtagtgtattacagtctgtcagaatacaGAACAAAGTCCACTCACCGTCAGTGTCCAGTTAATGCAGGGGATTTTGGACTGGAGTCTGAGGATGTACatgaggaggaagatgaggaagGCGATGAGGAACCATAATGTGACGACCTCAAAGTACCGAAAGGCCGAAATATCCGTCCATCCAGGTGCACAGTGCACACACAGGAAGGCAATGAGGAGAGAAATCTGCAAGGGCAAAACAGtatcacacacactgttcataTAATATTCCCTtaaattatactgtatattctatatgaaattatgtaattatgtcaTATTTATAAACATATCATTACATGCGTATAGTTAGTATTAAACCAAAATGACGAAACATACATTTCCATGTAAGAAGAATGAAGGTTTTGGTTAAAAGACAACAAACCATATTACAAAAATGAAATATCATACACGTGTGATTGCCTATTTTGCTTATGAactttgtccaaatgtttgtggacaccccttctaataaatgcattcagctactctgaattgcaccctttgctgacgcAGAttcctgtctagtccctgtagaggatatttgcattgccaatagaataggactccctggagcagataaacactatgaccctattggcaccatgctgcctaatgccaggtgtgggctagaggggtataaagccccccagcactgaggagctgtggagcgatggatggtggagctccatccagtacttttgggatgagttggggatgatgagttggggtggtgatcatcatccaacatcctcatccTCACTAATGCAgctcctgtggctgaatgcaatcaaatcctcacagcaatgctcctcctctaaaatctagtagaaagtcttattctctggacagtagagacagttactccaacagaagcaggatcatctcttttaatacccttgatttcagaagaaaagatgaatgagcaggtgtcccaatacttttgtccatatattgaaCACTGTattagcatgctggctaactCGCCTACTGTAAACAGCTCATACAGCCTGACCACCCTGTCAGAAAGCCTCCTGAGAGACTCTGTGGAGCTAACTTAGTgattagcatgctggctaactATCCTACGGAGGAAGGAATGGCCGCGTTTAGTTTAGCCTCGGCCAGCTAAAGTTAGCACGGCTTCTGTTGTGGAGCCCTATCTTCTAGCTAGCTCCTTTGGGTCTTAACTATATTTGGCCTCGTCTCGGCCTCGGGGTGAGGTTGACTCGTCTCTCTGAGGTAGAGTTCATTAGAAAATTaaatatctttttttaaatatctccCCAATCTGGACCGCCAATTGCccgatgagcaggtgtcccaatacttttgtccatattttgtaTTTGGTTGTATGTGGGGATTAAGTGTATATTAGCATGCTAAAAGGACAGTGCGTACAGAGCGACGGGTCAGCCCTATCGTTTATGGGCTCATACGTACCCCACCCTTGGTACGGGATGTccccgacactagtgagggcggcAATCCGATGAAACCTCAAACGATGTGGgtggagagcgccatctacccaccctggagagagagcaaggccaattgtgctcactctgggcctcggctgccgatggcaagcagcatgaccgggattcgaaccagcgaccctctgaaCATAGTGCTCATAGGTTCATTCACCCTATCAGTGAGCAAGTCGCTGCAGGGAGTGGTTTCCTGTCACTCCACGGCCAGAGCAaaaattagccataacattaaaaccactgacagatgaaggGGCGTCAAGGGGTGGAGATTTTAGGCAGCGAGTGGACAGTCAGTTCTCAAAGCTGATGAAGGTGAGGTCTTACAAGGTAGGTGTTGGGGGGTGTTcctactttctactagatttgagggaccattgctgtgaggatttgattgcaatcagcaacaagagcgttagagcATCATCCCATTAAAAgaaatggatggagctccaccaccatcattccagagaacaccactgttcctccactgctcctcaatgttgctggggggctttattatccccctctagcccacgcctggcatcatcTGCTCC
Coding sequences within it:
- the cmtm7 gene encoding CKLF-like MARVEL transmembrane domain-containing protein 7, with the translated sequence MSHTVVTTRTTTTTTSSSSSEGGFLNIGYVRTFHGLLKVAQVISLLIAFLCVHCAPGWTDISAFRYFEVVTLWFLIAFLIFLLMYILRLQSKIPCINWTLTEFLHYAVGTILVFIASIVAAVKSGGVSALVAGSVFGFIATFLLAISIWTSYKVTCGSQPTSAAV